CACCCAGCTCCACTGGGGATCCCAGAAGGGCAGGCGAGAAGACTGGAGGGAGAATTGGCCACAAGAATGGCCTCCAACTCCTTGACTGCGTCTTGGCAGACttttgcctataatcccagcagattgggaggccgaggcaggaggatggtgagctggaggccagcctcaacaacttagtgaggctgtaagcaacctaatgagacccctgactaaaaaaataaaaataaaacggACTGGGGATGTGAATCCGTGGTTAAaagtccttgagttcaatcccctggcaccaaaaatgatcattaaaaatttttaaaaatctaacagtATGATAGAAGCATGTCACACAGAGGcacagacaagaaaaaaaaaaggagttgatTCTGATTTCCTTTGAGCAATGGGGTCTGAACAGGAGTCTCTGTTTTTCAGGTTAAGACACATAGTCTTTTCAAAACTTGTAAATGCATCACCTGCATAGTATtagctaaattaaaaaataaaatcactgggGTGTGGCCGTGGCTCAATCACTGGTTTTATAGCAAATGAAGAACTCcagggggtggggctggagagACAAGACCCTTCACTGAACACTGAAAAGGACACATGGGTGTCATATAAGCAGTTGAAAAGATAATCAACACCAGGAGCAgttggtggctcaggaggccgaggcaggaggatctcaagttggaggccagcctcagccacttagtgaggccctgagcaactcagtgagaccctgtctctaaataaaatattaaaaaatggctgggggctgggttgtggctcggtgatggagtcttgcctagcatgcttgagtcactgagttggatcctcagcaccacataaatgtaaaataaagatagtgcCTCCACTTCAAACTAAAACGTCAATCTTGGGGAAAatggctggggacgtggctcagtggctaagcaccctgggttcactGCCCAGGACCACGGGGTAGGTACAGGGGGGGACAAGAGAAGGgctaaggctgtagctcagtggtaaagcacttggcTGGTGTGAGAACCTGTTTACACCCAGCCATGAAGCAAGACACAAAGAAAACTCTGTGACTTGTGGCACAGCTAAGGGTCACCCTAAGGCAGGAAACCTATACCCAAAAGCAGAGCTCAGAGAGGCAGAGAAACAGCGTGACTGCGGTCCTCCTCGTCGTCCTGGATCCAGCTTGACCTAAAGCCACCCCTGCCCTTTTGGTTGTaagtggatcttttattttattgattcatttttggATATggggtgttgaggatcgaacccaggacctcacccatgccaggcaagtgcgctaccactgagccacagccctaggtCCAAACCAGGGAGTGCTTAAATCCCTGTGAGCATCCCGCATTGTCTGATTTCTTAAATTGTTAATTCTGGGTGGTGGATGAGGTtactggcctccaccttgcgatcctcctgcctcagcctcccgatctGTTCAGCTTACAGGCGTGGGGCcacatgcctggcttgttcctaaTACTTTATAATATAATCTTAAGCTTTTAAAAACACTGCAGACCTACAATGTCCCCAAATAATCATGATGTGCTAACAATAGAGTGTCTTTTTTTGGgaggggcggggggcggggggggggggagttactgggaattgaaccaaggatgcgttaccacttgagctaTACCCAcagacctttttctttcttattttgagacccGGTTTCACCAAGTCGCTTAGGACttactaaatggctgaggctggcctcaaactcactatcctcctaccttggcctccaAAGTCACTGTGGTTACAATATGTTCCACCATTTACGTCCAGCAATAaaagtatcttttattttctttttctaccagGAATcgaaccccagccctttttgtattttatttacagacaggatctcactaagcgaATGAGGCTGGCTGTGGCTcacaaatcctcctgcctccgcctcggaggattataggcatgtgccaccaagcgaGTGCTGGCCCTGCTCTGGTCTGTCTCAATCTAGTCCAGAGGCTGCCAGGGTTGGCCGTGGGTCCTGGAAGGGAAGGTGGGGACTTGCACAGCCATCCCGACCCTAGTCATCACCTGCTTTTCTCTGTCCTTTTCTTTGATGGCACCGGGGACTGAAGCCAGGCGTGCGCTGCCACTCAgctaatccccagccctttttaaaaatttcgaTCCTGAATCTGCCTCCACGGCCCAGGATGGGTTCCACCTGGTGACCCTCCTGCACCCTCACGAAGACCTTTGGTTGTCTGGGCTTTGGGGATTGGTGAGGGATGGATAGAAGGTGGTGTCCCGCCTGGGCCACGTCACTGAACGGATCTACCTGCCGGACCCCGGAGGTGGAGGGGAAATAAAGtcagggaggccgaggcaggaggatcgcagggtGGAGGCCGGCCTCAGCCACTCATCGAGACTCTACCGGGAAATGAAgtagaaaaaggggctggggacgggggctcggtgggttcaatccctgggactcCGGGTGACTTCCCGAGCCGCCGCAGCCTTCCTCCGACGAGGTCCCTTTACAGCCCATCTGTCCCCGCCGCAGGGGCCACGCCTGGCCGGACCCGCCCGTTTGCCGAGTGACCCAACAAAGGCGTCCCGGGCTCCCCGGCCGGAACCCATCGACGCGCGTGCGCACCCGGCGCTCGGGCCCTGCCGCCTGTCCGCCGACCTCCAGGAGCGCTAAGTGCAGCGAGCGGCAGGGAAGCCACCGGCGCGTCACCCAGGCCCCCCGCCCCCGCCGGCCTCCGGAAGCGCCACCCACCCTCGGCGGACGGCCGCCCGCGCCGAGTCTGCGCAGCCGCAGAAGCCCAGCTCCAGGCCCCGCCCCGGCATGCCCCGCGCCCGCTTCCCGTCGGGCCTCGGGGCCCCGCTGCCTGCCGGGAGTTGTGGCCTCGGCCGAAGCGGCGCGGCGGCCGGCCGGCGCGCGTGGCAGGAAGCGGAAGTGGCCCGCGGCccgcccccggccccgccccgcgccgCGCCGCGCCGCTCTCCGCCGGGTTAGCACTGACGTGTCTCTCGGCGGAGGAGCTGCGCTCCCGAGCAGGCGGCGTCACTCCACTCGGAGCGCAGCGAAGCCGGAGCGGGGCGCCGAGCCCGAGCAGCCGCCGCCATGGCGAGTGAGTTCCCCCGGGGCGGCCGGGGCGGGTGGgatcccttccccttccccgCGCGCCCACCGCCCCGGCCCCGGccctccgccgccgccgcgctGCCCCTCCGGGCCTCGAGGCTCCCCGGTGGCGCGGCCGGCCTCCCGGGCGCTCACCGCCGCTCTCCTTTGTCCCCCCGAAGTCAAGTTCCTGGAAGTCATCAAGCCCTTCTGTGTCATCCTGCCCGAGATCCAGAAGCCCGAGCGCAAGGTGAGCCGCCGCGGGCCGCGCTGGCCTCGGCCCCGGGATCGGGGAGGCCGCGGGGCAGAGGGGAGGCCGCGGGGAGGGGGAGGCCGCGGGGACCGGGACTCCCCGCCGAGGCCGCGGCGCCTCTCGCGGGAGCTGTTTCCTTCGCATCAGGTCCCCCTGTCCCCAAAAAGAATCTGGGCCACTCACCGAGCGATCGTGAAGATCCCGGGGCTGAGTCACCTCCCTGCCACCCTCCCCTCCGGCAGGATCAGCTCCTgggaccctccctccctccagcggGACCCTGGAGACGCCCTTTGTGTCCTGCTGCTGACGGGGAAGCGCAGCCCGGGGTGGGTGAGGGCTTCCTCTTTCCCAGGCTGTCAGAATGCCCAGAGGTGGTTCCGGGGCTGCTGCTCCTCCCAGCAGGTGCATTCAAACCTGCTGTAGGGGTTTGGCACTGCGGCCCGCTGCAGCCCAGGAGAGGGATTCCCTGATGTCACTGGAGCTGTTCAATGGTGAAGGACCCGGCTCTGAAAGTGGCCAGTGAGACCCTTGTGTCTACCGTTTACAGACTGTTGTGAAGGCACCCACGTGTTGATGTGGGCTTGACATCTGGGTGGATCTTAGGCTTCGGGAGTCTAATTTGGTCTTTAAGGCCAAGAAGACAAGGCTAGCAGAGCactgtgggaggctgaggcaggaggatcgcaaggtggaggccagcctcggcaactgagggaggccctaagcaactcagcaaggccctgtctgtaaataaaatagaaaaaaaagggctgaggacggggctcaggggtgaagcactcctgagttcaatctctggtacaaaaataaaaagaccagcCTCGTGTGTTTGGATGGTGGACGTGGGCAAGCAGGAAGCAATGGGAGATGAATGGAGAGGATGTGACAGGAAATTGCTTTGGAAGTAAGAGGGAGGCTTAGAATCTGGTTTGGAGGCTTTTGCATAGGAGGATGAACCTTAGTACTGAACACCCATGGAGCTAGGAGCTATTTATAAGGCAGAAGACAGGGCCCTGGGATAGAGAGGTTTTCAAGTTGTGCTGTTAAATCTGTTACCAAGAGAGGAGACTTAGTCATTGAAAAATGAGGAGTCCTAGATGggtggtggcccacgcctgtcatcccagctactggggaggctcaggcaggaggattacaagttggaggccagcctcagccacttagcaagaccctgactcagaatagaaatttaaaaggctgggaatggagctcaggggtagagcacttgcttagtacaTGCAGTAGACCCCCGGCTTGTCCCCCAGCACTGCAGAGCGGAGTGGGGGAAGGGGTGCATTCACTACAGGTTTGTCATATCACTGAATGGTGTCACCTTCCTCTGgccaacttctgtctctatgtgGTAGGACAACAGGGATAAGGGGCACATTCCCCAAGGGAAGGGAATGAATCATGTCACCTGTTCAACTTCCATTCCTAAAGTGTAAAAATGCTTCAAGTCGCTTGAACAGATGTTACTAGAACTCGGGGCAACACTTTCTCCCCCATATTATTTATTACATGGTTTTCTCCTTGATTCACAGAAAATCACGTCAGCAATCCCAAATTCCAGATTTTACTTACCAGCTCTTCCATCCAATGAAATCACTCATACGTGTAGTGTGACAAGTCACTTTCTACTTAATgttctttttggggggatactggggattgaactcggggcactcgaccgctgagccacatcctcagccctgtttagagacagagtcttgcggagttgcttaggccctcgctaaattactgaggctggcctccagtttgtggtcctcctgcctcagcctcccgaactgcttCATTTTGATTGACTTGCTGGGCAACTTCTTGTCCTCTGATTCTGTGTCTCCTGCAGATCCAGTTTAAGGAGAAGGTGCTGTGGACAGCCATCACCCTCTTCATCTTCTTAGTATGCTGTCAGGTAAATCCGGGTCTCCTGTGGGGGCATTGGggcaggggggtggggaggggaccaGACAGACTCCTTTCCTTTCTGCTTCTTTGCAGATCCCTCTATTTGGTATTATGTCCTCCGATTCTGCGGATCCTTTCTACTGGATGCGAGTGATTCTGGCCTCCAACAGAGGTAGGCCCAGACTCACTCTGCCTCTTCTCTGCTGGACAAGCCCCATTTAGCTTAACGACAGCCTTTCTGTGAAGCAAAACCTGGAAGAGCAAGATAAGTCTCTGCTAGAGAATTTCCTAAAACTTGCAAAAACAAGAGTGTTTTCAATACCTGAAACGAGACGGCGAGTCCACCCCTAACATTTTCTAGAACATTCCATTTGTTTCTCAGCTGCATTTTTTGCATATCTACAGGTGAAATATATGCATCCAAACCACGAGCCACAGACAGTGTAGGGTCGACTCTAACCAGTTCCCTGTGGGtctggaaaaataattttcttgtgtACGTTGATGGTGCATTTGATGCTCATGGTTTAGAAATGGGGTTCCAATGGGGTTCCAGTCACTCAGAATCATAGTTCAGCTTCACATAATTGCTGCCAGCAACCTGAAGCGCGTTGGATGTGGAGAAGGGGTAACCCCTGCAAATCTGGAGGTTCGTCTTATGAAATGGTGTCTTGCTTTCCTGAGCTCACGAGCGCTGTGTTGCCCCCCCTTTCCTTAGGCACCCTCATGGAGCTGGGGATCTCTCCAATTGTCACCTCGGGCCTCATCATGCAGCTCCTGGCCGGCGCCAAGATTATCGAAGTGGGTGACACCCCAAAAGACCGAGCCCTCTTCAACGGAGCCCAGAAGTGTAAGAAAGATCGTGTGGAAAGTTCTGGTGTCTAGTTGAGAATTTGAATTGGCTCTAAAATTGGgggaattaaaacatttaaaaggattTAATGAGCAGAAAGGGGATCCTCTCCGTCCAGCTCTGCTGTTGATTGGTTTTGTGATGTGGAAGGAATCTAGATAATGGCTCTGGAGTCTCAGTTCTTAGTGCTGTTAAGCTAGGGTGAGAGTATTGGCCTAATCGAATGGGGCAGCCCCGGTAGCCAATGACACAGGCAGCACCCAGTCAAACGGTGACCACCTCAGAGTGAACCTCGCTCAGCCTCTGTCATCTGGAACGTGTGACTTAGAAAACAGTATTTACGACTTTCTACTCCGCCATCTTCCATACAGCATGCCTCAGAAATCTTCAGTTAGGTTAAATCATTGAGCGAGACGTCTGTCTAACTTAAATTTGTGAGTTTCGGACATAAAGAAAGATTGTAAAATGTATTATGTATCAATGCATCAATCATGAATGAATTAAGGGAtgcattattaaatattaagtaatGCATTTATTATTCAGTGCCTTAAATTAATGCATTATTCTTCTAAAGCACTTAtcagtggttttctttttcttttttttttaatttttattttggacattttaaaatatacttgtctgggcgcagtggcccatgcctctaatcccagcagctcgggaggctgaggcaggaggatcacaaggtggaggccagACTCCGCCACAGTGAGGCTCtcagccactcagggagaccctgtctctcaataaaataccaaacagggctggggacagggctccgTAGTCGagggtccctgggttccatccctaaagCCACAAAAAAAGACCAAACGTGTGCTTTCACTACCAGGCCTCTGAGTTGTCGTGCGCTTTTGACGCGTGACAGTTTGTCGGTCCTTACCAAGGTCCCCAGGGCGGTGTCAGTATTTTTCGTCTGGGTTCCTGCCACACTGTGCCCTGCAGGAGTGTCCCGCAGCTGTTCCCACTCCTGATGTCCCCGTGATGACCAACTCGGGGTTGTCTTGCGTCCTAGTGTTCGGCATGATCATCACCATCGGCCAGTCCATCGTGTACGTGATGACGGGCATGTACGGGGACCCCTCGGAGATGGGCGCCGGCATCTGCCTGCTCATCACCATTCAGGTGAGCGCCCACTCGCATCCCGCTTCCTGGGGCACCctgccctccctcttcctccgCAGCGACGCTCAGCCAGGCCTGGGGCCCGGCTCAGGGCTAAGCGCTGGCCTCACCCGTGCAAAGCCCCAGGTTCGAGCCTGGGCACTGCAtgaaaattaatcaataaaatcaaaatgcTGCATCCATCTACTGcgaaaaatattgaaataaataaatgcatgctgTCCACttaaaatcacacacaaaaaattaagaaataaaaacagtgtatttaggggctggggctggggctcagctgtagGTCGCTCAAGggattgaaaagaaaagaaaagaatggaaagacCCTGGCTTGGGCTTCTGAATTCACTGAGGCAGACAGAGAAGAGGCTCTTCTTTGGCCTCAAAGCAGAGAACCAGGACCCTGGGGCTCGTCCActttgatggatggatggattttGATTCGGCAGCTCTTTGTGGCGGGCTTGATCGTCCTCCTTTTGGATGAGCTGCTTCAGAAAGGCTACGGCCTGGGCTCTGGCATCTCCCTCTTCATCGCCACCAACATCTGCGAGACCATCGTGTGGAAGGCCTTCAGCCCCACCACCGTCAACACCGGCCGAGGTAAGGGCCCAGCCTCCCGGGAGGCACCTCTGCAGGAAGTTTTGATGCACGCGCAGCATTCCTTCGGGGGAAATGTGTGTTTCTAGGACATCTCTTCTGAATTCTCAGTGTgcaaagctttaaaaatagaGCTGAGTGCGGAGGCTCAAGCCTGtcttcccagcagctcaggaggctgaggcaggaggatcgcaaagtggaggccagcctcagccattcagcgagaccctgtctctaaataaaatctaaagagtATTTCAAGGACAGTTAGCATGCCACAGAGTACTCCTGCCTCATTTTGCTTGGAATTCACTGTGAAGCTGGTTCTCGGCCTCCAGTGTCCCATCATCAAATTGAGGAAACTGTGGATGAGTCCCTGCAGGGTGCCTGAGGGGTCCCATGGGAAAGATTGGACCTTGGAGAAGGGTTGGGGACACTTACAGAAGAGTGGGCAGAGGGACACCAGACTGTTCCGTAGGCTCTTCCTAGAATTCTAGAAAATCTAAGGCGAGTTGAAGACCTGggggtgcaaaggccctggggcagagaTGAGCTGGTGTGTTCAAGGGTCGGCACGGGGCTCAGGGGAGCATGTGAGGGGAGTTCAGAGAGGTCATTGGTGGCCAGAGGAGCCAGGACAAGTCCCTGCTTCCTCCCCCTGGGATTGCTGAACTTCCTCCTTTACAAAATGCTGCAGCTTTAATATCTTCAGATTCTGGGACTGGGACGTCTGAGTCCCAGCTGGCAGACACTCTGCCCACAGAGGCCACGTCTAGGGAAGCACTGCCCTGGGCAGCAGGGGTCACAGTGACAGGTGACAGTGTTTCCCACTGTGCTTTTGTCCTCAAGTCAGCCTCTCACCATTTCTGAAGTGCTTGGACCTTGGTGTCCTGTGCTGTTGCGTCCGTGGCCCATCTGTTGCCGTTCCTCAGGCCACGCCCCTTTCtgcctgttgctgaggctgaggcaggaggatcgcaaggtggaggccagcctcagccacagcaaggccctaagccactcagggagaccctgtctctaaatacagaataaggctggggagggggcatgggggtcaAGGAaccttgagttcagtccccaatactagATTGTGACCGTGGTGCTAGCACAGATGTCATAGTGCTGTGTGTTCAATTACAGAGGGCAGCCCCCCCAGGCCATCCTGAGCCTGGCTTCAGGAGCTGGGGGCCCTTCTGCCTGGGGCTCTTGATCCCCAGCAGCCAGTGGCCTTGAACTCATCTGGCCCAGAAATGGCACCAGTGAATTCAAAAGGGTGGAGTAGCAGGGCGGGGCCACCTGAGACCTCTGCTCACTTCTAATCTCAGCCGAGGCCCAGAAGaagaaagttcaaggtcaggcagaatggtagagcgcctgcctagcacatggaggccctgggttggatcctcagcaccacataaaataaatcaataaaataaaggtatagtgtcaaCTACGAccaaaaagtactttaaaaaaggaaaaggaaaaagttcaaggccacttatttaaaaagaaataagttcttatttaaaaataagaagaactgggttcaatccctagtacccaaagaatttaaaaagtggaCTAGCCCGTGGCTGTAGTtcaaatagagaaagaagagattcAAAAAGTCCATATTGTACCAGGCGCAGTGACACATggctgaaatcccagcagctcgggaggctgaggcaggaggatcgcaaagtggaggccagcctcagccactgagcgaggccctgagccactcagcgagaccctgtctctcaataaaatagaaaaaggggctggggacggggctcaggggtgaagcacccctgggttccatccctgggaccaaaaaaaaaaaaatccagattgtGACGCCGTGAGTCTCCTGGCTGATTCTgtgctcctgcctctgctttggCCAGTAGGAGGCCCGAGACCCAGGTGAGTCCAGCCTCTTGTTCTCCCCTTCACATCTGTGCCCTCCTCTGCCAACAGGCATGGAATTTGAAGGCGCCATCATCGCACTGTTCCATCTCTTGGCCACGCGCACGGACAAAGTCCGAGCCCTTCGAGAGGCCTTCTACCGCCAGAATCTCCCCAACCTCATGAACCTCATCGCCACCATCTTTGTCTTTGCCGTGGTCATCTATTTCCAGGTGTGTTCCGTGTGGGCACAGCAACTGtgcatttcttcatc
The sequence above is a segment of the Ictidomys tridecemlineatus isolate mIctTri1 chromosome 16, mIctTri1.hap1, whole genome shotgun sequence genome. Coding sequences within it:
- the Sec61a1 gene encoding protein transport protein Sec61 subunit alpha; this encodes MAIKFLEVIKPFCVILPEIQKPERKIQFKEKVLWTAITLFIFLVCCQIPLFGIMSSDSADPFYWMRVILASNRGTLMELGISPIVTSGLIMQLLAGAKIIEVGDTPKDRALFNGAQKLFGMIITIGQSIVYVMTGMYGDPSEMGAGICLLITIQLFVAGLIVLLLDELLQKGYGLGSGISLFIATNICETIVWKAFSPTTVNTGRGMEFEGAIIALFHLLATRTDKVRALREAFYRQNLPNLMNLIATIFVFAVVIYFQGFRVDLPIKSARYRGQYNTYPIKLFYTSNIPIILQSALVSNLYVISQMLSARFSGNLLVSLLGTWSDTSSGGPARAYPVGGLCYYLSPPESFGSVLEDPVHAVVYIVFMLGSCAFFSKTWIEVSGSSAKDVAKQLKEQQMVMRGHRETSMVHELNRYIPTAAAFGGLCIGALSVLADFLGAIGSGTGILLAVTIIYQYFEIFVKEQSEVGSMGALLF